One genomic segment of Pedobacter endophyticus includes these proteins:
- a CDS encoding YybH family protein produces MKKYLIIAFILVSISTFAQAAKDRQAILNVLEKQREDWNKGDIEAFMQSYVKSDSLLFVGKTGPTYGWQNTLNNYKRSYNGKAGMGVLTFGIKKIDFLNKDVAFVLGSWHLKREKDEPQGYFTLIFKKLNGEWKIVVDHSS; encoded by the coding sequence ATGAAAAAATATTTAATAATTGCATTTATACTTGTTTCGATAAGCACTTTTGCTCAGGCTGCAAAGGACCGACAAGCGATCTTAAATGTTCTTGAAAAACAACGTGAAGATTGGAACAAAGGTGATATTGAGGCGTTTATGCAGAGCTATGTCAAATCTGATAGCCTACTTTTTGTAGGTAAAACAGGCCCAACGTACGGCTGGCAAAACACGTTAAATAATTATAAAAGGAGCTATAACGGAAAGGCGGGCATGGGCGTGTTGACTTTCGGAATAAAAAAGATTGATTTTTTGAATAAAGATGTCGCATTCGTTTTAGGAAGCTGGCATTTAAAACGCGAGAAAGACGAGCCTCAAGGCTATTTCACCTTAATATTCAAGAAGCTGAATGGAGAATGGAAGATCGTGGTAGATCATTCGAGTTAG
- a CDS encoding helix-turn-helix domain-containing protein, producing the protein MQQLEETSIPAEIAARFVNYTSKHVFLTGKAGTGKTTFLRKLIQLTHKRALICAPTGIAAINAAGTTIHSLFQLPFGAFFPDAGAALMGETIAFNFNTPRTIVKHLNMQANKRRMIQELELLVIDEVSMLRADMLDAIDFSLRYIRRNRGVPFGGVQLLFIGDLHQLPPVVKTNEWQVMAKFYKSIYFFDALALQNNPPVYIELDKIYRQDDQVFIDLLNNLRNNQITAEDTALLKQHYKQDFKPKPDENYITLTTHNNKADTINRERLAQLTTKSYFFDAKVTGEFNEYAYPNDKRLELKVGAQIMFIKNDMSAEKRYYNGKIGVVHHIEKELIEIELPDDRVTIQISPYTWENVKYKLNEVTNEIDENVAGSFVQYPIKLAWAITVHKSQGLTFDKAIIDIGDAFAPGQAYVALSRLRSLNGLVLTSHLRESGLQQDQNIHYFAQSKQPAEILNEQISAESFDFARTYLTSAFDLNIVRYYLKEHLETFDKSEAKSTKQRYDGWTMELYKEFQQLTATADTFVNQLKNLFAQQTEHTLFNVSKRVEAAVKYFNPLIKGVSDKFLAQIEAIKEEKGIKTYLTELLELELLVFEQLKKMHKSKALLLAMINGREFSKADTDALLNTAERNEQLKKANQLKGATLKPRSAADKKKKEPKVDTKLVSFELYEQGKTIDEIAAERGFSVGTIEGHLAYYVSTQQLDVAKLVKPNKIKNIADAAESQKTKSMATIREFLGKDYSFGEIKLVLASLFPSEE; encoded by the coding sequence ATGCAACAATTAGAAGAAACTTCTATACCCGCAGAAATTGCTGCGAGATTTGTTAATTATACCTCGAAACACGTTTTTTTAACCGGAAAGGCGGGTACTGGTAAAACTACTTTCCTGCGCAAATTGATTCAGCTGACGCATAAAAGGGCGCTGATATGTGCGCCGACGGGTATTGCGGCCATAAATGCGGCGGGTACCACCATACATTCGTTGTTTCAACTGCCCTTTGGTGCTTTTTTTCCTGATGCTGGTGCTGCGTTAATGGGCGAAACCATTGCGTTTAACTTCAATACGCCTCGTACCATTGTGAAACACTTAAACATGCAGGCCAATAAAAGGCGCATGATTCAAGAGCTTGAGCTCTTGGTGATTGATGAGGTGAGTATGCTTCGTGCGGATATGCTCGATGCGATTGATTTTTCGTTGCGCTATATCAGGCGCAATCGAGGCGTACCTTTTGGTGGCGTGCAACTTTTGTTTATAGGCGATTTGCACCAGTTGCCGCCGGTTGTAAAAACCAATGAATGGCAGGTGATGGCCAAGTTTTACAAGAGCATTTACTTTTTTGATGCGCTGGCCCTGCAAAATAATCCGCCGGTGTACATTGAACTGGATAAGATCTACCGACAGGATGACCAGGTTTTTATTGATTTGCTTAACAATTTGAGAAACAACCAGATTACCGCTGAGGATACGGCCTTATTGAAGCAACATTACAAGCAAGATTTTAAACCGAAGCCCGATGAAAATTATATTACTTTAACTACGCATAACAATAAGGCTGATACCATTAACCGCGAAAGGTTGGCGCAACTAACAACCAAATCGTACTTTTTTGATGCCAAGGTAACGGGCGAATTTAATGAATACGCCTATCCGAACGATAAGCGCCTCGAACTTAAGGTTGGTGCGCAAATTATGTTCATCAAAAACGATATGAGTGCCGAAAAACGGTATTATAACGGCAAGATTGGTGTGGTTCATCATATTGAAAAAGAGCTTATTGAAATTGAGCTGCCAGATGATCGGGTAACTATCCAGATTTCGCCTTATACGTGGGAAAACGTTAAGTACAAGCTAAATGAGGTAACTAACGAGATTGATGAAAACGTGGCAGGCTCGTTTGTACAATATCCCATTAAATTGGCCTGGGCCATTACCGTTCATAAAAGCCAGGGCTTAACGTTTGATAAGGCCATTATTGATATTGGCGATGCTTTTGCGCCCGGACAGGCCTATGTGGCGCTTTCTCGCTTGCGCTCGCTAAACGGTTTGGTATTAACCTCGCACCTGCGCGAAAGCGGCTTACAGCAAGATCAAAACATTCATTACTTTGCGCAAAGTAAGCAGCCCGCCGAAATTTTGAATGAACAGATTAGCGCTGAAAGCTTCGACTTCGCCAGAACGTATTTAACTTCAGCCTTTGATTTGAACATCGTTAGGTATTACCTGAAAGAGCATCTGGAAACTTTTGATAAAAGTGAGGCAAAATCGACTAAACAGCGTTACGATGGCTGGACAATGGAGCTTTATAAAGAATTTCAGCAATTGACCGCTACAGCAGATACTTTTGTTAACCAGCTGAAAAACCTTTTTGCACAACAAACCGAACACACCTTGTTCAATGTTTCTAAAAGGGTAGAGGCCGCAGTCAAATATTTTAATCCTTTAATTAAGGGCGTATCGGATAAGTTTTTAGCGCAAATTGAGGCTATAAAAGAGGAAAAAGGCATTAAAACCTATTTAACGGAATTGTTGGAGTTAGAGCTTTTGGTTTTTGAGCAACTGAAGAAGATGCACAAGAGCAAAGCCTTGCTCTTGGCGATGATTAATGGCCGAGAGTTTAGCAAAGCAGATACTGATGCCCTGCTCAATACAGCTGAGCGGAATGAGCAACTGAAAAAAGCCAATCAGTTGAAAGGTGCTACGCTTAAGCCCAGATCTGCAGCGGATAAAAAGAAAAAAGAACCGAAAGTAGATACCAAATTGGTCAGTTTTGAGCTTTACGAACAAGGTAAGACCATTGACGAGATAGCAGCGGAACGTGGGTTTTCTGTCGGCACAATTGAAGGGCATTTGGCTTACTATGTTTCTACGCAGCAATTGGATGTTGCCAAGTTGGTAAAACCGAACAAGATTAAGAATATTGCCGATGCGGCCGAAAGCCAAAAAACAAAATCGATGGCTACCATTCGCGAATTTTTGGGCAAGGATTATTCTTTTGGCGAGATTAAACTCGTCCTGGCTTCGCTTTTCCCATCCGAAGAGTAA
- a CDS encoding cupin-like domain-containing protein codes for MKFDLSPIDVVEEISKSDFEKNYLIPRRPLVIKNRAHHWPAYKKWTLDYLKEVVGEKTVPLYDSAKADPSKPINASAAEMKFSDYIDLIKEVPTDLRIFLFDPIKFAPKLLDDYIAPKDLMGGFLDSYPNMFFGGKGSVTFLHYDIDLAHIFHTHFNGRKHVILFDNKWKKRLYQIPYATYALEDYDVENPDFERYPALRGVKGVEAFLEHGDTLFMPTGYWHWMKYLDGSFSISLRAWDKSWAVKAKSLYNLTLQRKFDDFMKSNYREKYMSWKENLAIKRAKKALEKNLPK; via the coding sequence ATGAAATTCGACTTATCTCCCATAGATGTTGTTGAAGAAATATCTAAATCTGATTTCGAGAAGAATTACTTGATTCCACGCAGGCCCCTTGTGATTAAAAACAGGGCACACCATTGGCCAGCCTACAAAAAATGGACTTTAGATTATCTGAAAGAGGTTGTAGGTGAAAAAACTGTTCCACTTTACGACAGTGCAAAAGCCGACCCAAGTAAGCCGATAAACGCTTCGGCAGCGGAAATGAAGTTTAGCGACTACATTGATTTGATCAAAGAGGTGCCAACTGATTTGCGCATTTTCTTGTTCGACCCGATTAAGTTTGCCCCGAAATTGCTCGACGATTATATCGCCCCGAAGGATTTAATGGGCGGATTTTTAGACAGCTACCCAAACATGTTCTTCGGCGGAAAGGGTTCGGTTACCTTTTTACATTACGACATAGACCTGGCTCATATTTTCCATACGCATTTTAACGGGCGGAAACATGTAATTTTGTTTGACAATAAATGGAAAAAGCGCTTATACCAAATCCCCTATGCCACTTATGCCCTGGAAGATTATGACGTAGAAAATCCGGATTTTGAAAGATATCCGGCGTTAAGAGGGGTTAAAGGGGTTGAGGCCTTTTTGGAGCATGGCGATACCTTGTTTATGCCCACGGGTTATTGGCATTGGATGAAATATTTGGATGGTTCTTTCTCTATCAGCTTAAGGGCCTGGGATAAAAGCTGGGCCGTTAAAGCGAAAAGTTTGTACAACTTAACTTTACAGCGTAAATTTGACGACTTCATGAAGTCCAACTACCGCGAGAAATACATGAGCTGGAAAGAAAACCTTGCCATTAAAAGAGCAAAAAAAGCCTTAGAAAAGAACTTACCGAAATAG
- a CDS encoding sugar O-acetyltransferase: MEDNILTEKQKMLAGKAYFANDSELAKERLKAREIVFEFNNLAPKFIKQRKELIKRLFNKTERMFYIEPPFRCDYGYNIEIGDNFYANFNLVILDVARVSIGNNVFIAPNVAIYTAGHPIHAHLRDQEYEWGQPISIGNSVWIGGNVVINPGVKIGSNVVIGSGSVVTRDVPDNVFAAGNPCRVIRPITDADKEFYYKDRKLEEF, translated from the coding sequence ATGGAAGACAACATACTTACCGAAAAACAAAAAATGCTGGCCGGAAAGGCTTATTTCGCCAACGATTCTGAATTGGCGAAAGAACGCTTAAAAGCTCGTGAAATCGTTTTTGAGTTCAACAATTTGGCGCCAAAATTCATTAAGCAGCGCAAAGAACTGATAAAAAGACTTTTCAATAAAACGGAGAGAATGTTTTATATCGAACCTCCGTTTCGTTGCGATTACGGCTACAATATTGAAATTGGCGATAATTTTTATGCAAATTTTAATCTGGTCATTTTAGATGTAGCCAGGGTAAGCATTGGCAACAACGTTTTCATTGCCCCAAACGTAGCCATTTATACGGCTGGTCACCCCATACATGCGCACCTACGCGATCAGGAATATGAATGGGGGCAACCAATCTCGATCGGCAATAGCGTTTGGATTGGTGGCAATGTAGTTATAAATCCAGGTGTTAAAATTGGCTCAAACGTTGTAATCGGTTCGGGGAGCGTGGTTACCAGAGATGTTCCTGATAATGTTTTCGCCGCTGGAAACCCGTGCCGGGTGATTAGGCCAATTACCGATGCGGATAAAGAATTTTATTACAAGGACCGTAAGTTGGAAGAGTTTTAG
- a CDS encoding putative toxin-antitoxin system toxin component, PIN family, translated as MRVVIDTNCLLASIPPKSKHYWLYQAFKDERFDWLISNEILTEYIEKLTDIYSENTAIVVYSILSVAPNVEFIEPFFKWQLIELDPDDNKFADLTIAGNADYLVTNDKHFNPLKSIDFPKINILSIDEFKQLLMR; from the coding sequence ATGCGTGTTGTTATCGACACGAATTGTTTATTAGCCTCTATCCCTCCAAAAAGCAAGCATTATTGGCTATATCAAGCATTTAAAGATGAACGTTTTGATTGGCTTATCAGCAATGAAATCCTAACAGAATACATCGAAAAACTTACCGATATCTACTCTGAAAATACGGCCATAGTGGTTTACTCTATACTTAGTGTTGCGCCTAATGTAGAATTTATAGAGCCCTTCTTTAAATGGCAATTGATCGAACTTGACCCTGATGATAATAAATTTGCAGATTTAACTATCGCTGGAAATGCGGATTACCTGGTTACCAACGACAAACACTTTAACCCGTTAAAATCAATTGACTTTCCCAAGATTAATATTTTGTCTATCGATGAGTTTAAACAGCTATTAATGAGATGA
- a CDS encoding DUF4271 domain-containing protein, with amino-acid sequence MPKYVFLLLALLLSANLLSGQETPADIDSAAVVKYQYTRYRVDSATWARQIFVTDSVMRHTWVLSDSLINKAALLDSLQKEYIFPKLDLIEWQKKYQHLKKKANPYQLGTRIRKGNVGLLGFIFLMLIIFAILKNAFSKQLSAIVQSFFSNRVLNNINKEDNLFSSWPFLLLFVQFGFVFGMFFFLVAQWKDMYQAKDGFKFFFSISLIIIVFYALKLIVLRFLGYLFNVQKPVGEYISILYLSYFNASLLFIPLVVSFALSPLKYGEVYIVLAFLLLAVIFTFQLLRAGVTILSNNKFSRMHLILYFCALEICPILILIKTIGL; translated from the coding sequence ATGCCGAAATACGTTTTCCTTTTATTAGCACTGTTGTTGTCTGCAAATCTTCTTTCCGGACAAGAAACGCCTGCTGATATCGATTCTGCTGCGGTAGTCAAGTATCAGTATACACGCTACCGCGTTGATTCGGCAACATGGGCCAGACAAATTTTCGTTACCGATTCAGTTATGAGACACACTTGGGTGCTGTCCGATAGCCTAATCAACAAGGCCGCTTTACTCGATTCGTTGCAAAAAGAGTACATTTTTCCGAAGCTCGACCTGATCGAATGGCAAAAAAAATATCAGCATTTAAAGAAGAAGGCCAATCCGTATCAGTTGGGCACGCGTATCCGGAAAGGCAATGTTGGTTTATTGGGCTTTATTTTCCTGATGCTCATTATTTTCGCCATTTTAAAAAATGCTTTTTCTAAGCAACTCTCGGCTATTGTGCAATCGTTTTTTAGTAACCGCGTGTTAAACAACATTAATAAGGAAGATAACCTTTTTAGCTCCTGGCCATTTTTGCTGTTGTTTGTGCAGTTTGGCTTTGTTTTCGGAATGTTTTTTTTCCTTGTAGCCCAATGGAAAGATATGTATCAGGCAAAGGACGGATTTAAATTCTTCTTCTCCATTTCGCTCATTATCATTGTGTTTTATGCGCTAAAGTTAATCGTCCTTCGCTTCCTGGGCTACCTGTTCAACGTCCAGAAACCGGTTGGAGAGTACATATCAATATTGTACCTGAGCTATTTCAATGCGTCGTTGTTATTTATCCCGTTGGTGGTATCGTTTGCGCTTTCGCCGCTTAAATACGGAGAGGTGTATATTGTGTTGGCGTTCTTATTGTTAGCGGTGATTTTTACGTTTCAATTGCTTAGAGCTGGAGTTACTATACTTTCTAATAATAAGTTTTCGCGAATGCATTTAATTTTGTACTTTTGCGCCCTCGAAATATGTCCTATTTTAATACTAATTAAAACGATAGGATTGTAG
- a CDS encoding DUF3050 domain-containing protein, translating into MHPNILKIQQNIEPLRQQIISHKVYSAISELEDLQIFMEHHIYAVWDFMSLLKALQINLTCTTLPWFPVGDAITRQLINEIVAGEESDVDANGTVKSHFELYLDAMEQCGAKVTPINQFLRSLQKGRSFEMAFELAQVPQAARDFVNSTFETINGGETHLQAASFTFGREDLIPNMFFSMVNDLNSTQPDKVSVFKYYLERHIEVDGDHHSHLALSMTEKLCEKDENFWVKAEETAKKSLQKRIDLWDAAYAEIVGKKALI; encoded by the coding sequence ATGCACCCAAACATTTTAAAAATTCAGCAGAATATTGAACCTTTAAGGCAGCAGATTATTAGCCATAAAGTTTATTCGGCAATTAGTGAGCTTGAAGACCTGCAAATCTTTATGGAACACCATATTTATGCCGTTTGGGATTTTATGTCGTTACTTAAGGCGTTACAAATTAACCTCACCTGCACTACGTTGCCGTGGTTTCCGGTTGGCGATGCGATTACAAGGCAATTAATTAACGAGATTGTAGCTGGCGAGGAAAGCGATGTTGATGCTAATGGAACTGTAAAAAGCCATTTTGAGTTGTACTTAGATGCCATGGAGCAGTGCGGCGCTAAGGTAACGCCGATAAACCAATTTTTACGCTCATTGCAAAAAGGCCGAAGTTTTGAGATGGCCTTTGAGCTGGCGCAGGTTCCACAGGCGGCCAGAGATTTTGTAAACTCTACATTTGAGACCATAAACGGCGGCGAAACGCATTTACAGGCCGCCAGCTTCACCTTTGGCCGCGAAGACCTTATTCCAAATATGTTTTTCAGCATGGTAAATGATTTAAATAGTACCCAGCCAGATAAGGTATCGGTTTTTAAATACTATTTAGAGCGTCATATCGAGGTTGATGGAGATCATCATAGTCATTTGGCTTTGTCGATGACGGAAAAGCTCTGCGAAAAAGACGAAAATTTTTGGGTCAAAGCGGAAGAAACTGCAAAAAAATCGCTTCAAAAGCGGATAGATTTGTGGGATGCTGCTTACGCAGAGATTGTAGGCAAGAAAGCTTTGATATAA
- a CDS encoding SDR family oxidoreductase: MSKIVWITGASSGIGEALVYEYFKAGNKLIISARNRDELFRVKANCQNSFNVHVLPFDLSELETLAGKAETALKIFGKIDLLINSGGVSQRGLALETAIDTERKIMDTNFWGTVMLSKAVLPSMIKNGGGQIVVVSSLVGKFGTKLRSAYSASKHALHGYFDSLRTETYQQNIDITIVCPGFIKTNVSVNALTATGQQQGTMDHAQANGMPVDVCAKEIVKAVAAKKEEVYIGGKETKAIWLKRFFPGYFSKKIREAKVT, translated from the coding sequence ATGTCTAAAATTGTATGGATTACCGGTGCTTCATCTGGAATTGGTGAAGCCTTGGTTTACGAATATTTTAAAGCTGGAAACAAGCTGATTATTTCTGCACGGAATCGCGACGAGCTTTTTAGGGTTAAGGCAAATTGCCAAAATTCTTTTAACGTACACGTTTTGCCGTTCGATTTGAGCGAGTTGGAAACCCTGGCCGGTAAAGCTGAAACTGCATTAAAAATTTTCGGCAAAATTGATCTTTTAATCAATAGCGGCGGCGTTAGTCAGCGTGGGCTTGCTTTAGAAACAGCCATTGATACGGAACGAAAAATTATGGACACTAATTTTTGGGGAACTGTAATGCTAAGTAAGGCCGTTTTGCCATCGATGATCAAAAATGGTGGAGGACAAATTGTTGTCGTTAGCAGCTTAGTCGGGAAGTTCGGCACCAAACTGCGTTCCGCCTATTCCGCATCAAAACATGCGTTGCATGGCTACTTCGACTCGCTGCGCACTGAAACATACCAGCAAAATATCGATATCACCATCGTTTGCCCCGGCTTTATCAAAACGAATGTTTCTGTAAATGCGCTAACAGCAACCGGCCAACAACAGGGCACTATGGATCATGCTCAAGCAAACGGTATGCCTGTTGATGTTTGCGCAAAGGAAATAGTGAAAGCCGTTGCAGCCAAAAAAGAAGAGGTTTACATCGGGGGGAAAGAAACAAAAGCAATTTGGTTGAAGCGATTCTTTCCAGGTTATTTCTCGAAAAAAATCAGAGAAGCGAAGGTTACCTAG
- a CDS encoding cupin-like domain-containing protein has protein sequence MSFILKPVDIVENITPEDFKKNYLKTKKPLVIRGLTKDWPAREKWTTEYLKEIGGDLEVPLYDNSKADPSKPINAATAHMKFGDYLDLIKREPTELRIFFFNLFKKVPSLINDIKIPKDLMGGFIESMPAMFFGGSNSVTFLHYDIDLPHIFHTHFGGRKHIILFDYKWKDRLYCLPNATYALEDYKVDNPDFEKFPALNGVEGYEVFLEHGDTLFMPTGMWHWMKYVDGSFSLSLRAWDQSISRKIASVWSLFTHGAIDSLIKMTFKGKYANWREKKAVEIAEKALAKGRP, from the coding sequence ATGAGTTTCATATTAAAGCCTGTAGACATCGTCGAGAACATTACTCCCGAAGATTTCAAGAAAAATTATTTGAAAACCAAAAAACCTTTAGTTATTAGAGGCTTAACTAAGGATTGGCCAGCAAGAGAAAAATGGACTACCGAATATTTGAAGGAAATTGGGGGCGATTTGGAGGTTCCACTTTACGATAATTCGAAGGCAGATCCATCAAAGCCGATCAATGCGGCTACAGCGCACATGAAATTCGGCGATTACCTTGATTTAATTAAGCGTGAGCCTACCGAATTAAGGATATTCTTCTTCAACCTGTTTAAAAAAGTTCCGAGCTTAATTAACGACATTAAAATCCCGAAAGATTTAATGGGCGGCTTTATCGAAAGCATGCCCGCCATGTTTTTCGGCGGTTCTAACTCAGTTACCTTTTTACATTACGATATCGATTTACCGCACATTTTTCATACGCACTTTGGCGGTAGAAAACACATCATTCTTTTCGATTACAAATGGAAAGATAGGTTGTACTGCCTTCCAAATGCAACTTACGCACTCGAAGATTACAAGGTAGACAATCCTGATTTTGAAAAATTCCCTGCCTTAAACGGTGTAGAAGGTTACGAGGTTTTCCTCGAACATGGCGATACGTTGTTTATGCCAACCGGAATGTGGCACTGGATGAAATATGTTGACGGATCATTTTCGCTGAGCCTGCGTGCCTGGGATCAATCAATCTCTCGTAAAATTGCCAGCGTTTGGAGCTTATTCACGCATGGAGCGATTGATAGCTTGATTAAGATGACGTTCAAAGGAAAGTACGCAAACTGGCGAGAGAAAAAAGCTGTTGAAATTGCCGAAAAAGCATTGGCAAAAGGCCGGCCTTAA
- a CDS encoding fasciclin domain-containing protein — MKNLILSAVAVVTMAFSSQVYAQKNPMVGGAAMYASKDIVDNAVNSKDHTTLVAAVKAAGLVETLKGAGPFTVFAPTNAAFDKLPAGTVDMLVKPENKATLTKILTYHVVAGKMDSKAIAKAIKAGGGKAELTTVEGGKLWAWMEGKKLVLKDEKGGMSTVTIADVNQKNGVIHVVDTVLMPK, encoded by the coding sequence ATGAAAAATTTAATCCTATCAGCTGTTGCCGTAGTTACTATGGCATTTTCATCACAAGTTTACGCTCAAAAAAATCCGATGGTTGGCGGTGCTGCCATGTATGCGAGCAAAGATATTGTAGACAATGCAGTAAATTCTAAAGACCACACCACTTTGGTTGCCGCAGTAAAAGCAGCAGGCCTGGTTGAAACCTTAAAAGGCGCTGGCCCGTTTACCGTTTTCGCGCCAACAAATGCTGCATTTGATAAATTACCTGCAGGCACTGTTGATATGTTGGTAAAACCAGAGAACAAAGCAACATTGACAAAAATTTTAACTTACCATGTTGTTGCGGGTAAAATGGATAGCAAAGCAATAGCAAAAGCAATTAAAGCAGGCGGTGGTAAAGCTGAATTAACAACTGTTGAAGGTGGTAAGCTTTGGGCCTGGATGGAAGGTAAAAAATTAGTTTTGAAAGATGAAAAAGGCGGTATGAGCACAGTTACCATTGCTGATGTAAATCAAAAAAATGGAGTTATACACGTTGTAGATACTGTTTTAATGCCAAAATAA
- the hemW gene encoding radical SAM family heme chaperone HemW, protein MSGIYIHIPFCKKACHYCDFHFSTSLRYADEMVEAICKEIKLKKNRISGQIGSIYLGGGTPSILSEKPLRQIFDTINGSFSVASGAEITIETNPDDLTSSKLKELKQLPVNRFSVGIQSFFDEDLAWMNRAHNATEAEDCIKRSQDAGFENLTLDLIYGYPLLTDGKWQTNIHKAIALNVPHISAYALTVEPRTALAHAIKNRKQIPVSDQQSAAQFVTLMDELTAAGFEHYEISNFARPGCYAVHNTNYWRGVDYIGIGPSAHGFDGINRYMNPPNNALYIQELAQNKLPEVVEELSVNDRFNEYVMTSLRTMWGIDLQKIKLDFGSEFLDQTKYNLRSLNDKEWFSADANRIILTKDGKLFADHIASELFIVSE, encoded by the coding sequence ATGTCCGGCATTTATATCCATATTCCTTTTTGCAAAAAAGCTTGTCACTATTGCGATTTTCATTTCAGCACTTCGTTGAGGTATGCTGATGAAATGGTAGAGGCGATTTGCAAGGAAATAAAGCTAAAAAAAAATCGGATAAGCGGACAAATAGGTTCTATTTATTTAGGTGGCGGTACGCCTTCCATTCTTTCGGAAAAACCACTTCGGCAGATTTTTGATACGATAAATGGTAGTTTTTCTGTTGCTTCAGGTGCTGAGATCACAATTGAAACGAATCCTGACGATTTGACTTCATCAAAACTTAAGGAGCTAAAGCAACTGCCCGTTAACCGCTTCAGCGTAGGCATTCAATCATTTTTTGATGAAGATTTGGCGTGGATGAACCGTGCACACAACGCTACAGAAGCGGAAGATTGTATTAAGCGAAGTCAGGATGCCGGTTTTGAGAACCTTACTTTGGATTTAATTTACGGTTATCCGCTGCTTACCGACGGTAAATGGCAAACCAACATCCATAAGGCGATTGCGCTCAACGTACCACATATCTCCGCATACGCTTTAACCGTAGAACCACGAACTGCCTTGGCACACGCCATAAAAAACAGAAAGCAGATTCCGGTTAGCGACCAACAAAGTGCAGCACAGTTTGTAACCTTGATGGACGAACTAACGGCTGCAGGCTTTGAGCATTACGAAATATCGAACTTCGCCCGGCCCGGATGCTATGCCGTGCATAATACCAATTATTGGCGAGGTGTGGATTATATCGGAATCGGCCCCTCGGCGCACGGTTTTGATGGCATAAACAGGTACATGAACCCACCAAACAACGCACTTTACATACAGGAGCTGGCCCAAAACAAATTGCCAGAAGTGGTTGAGGAACTGAGCGTAAATGATCGCTTTAACGAATATGTGATGACGTCGTTACGAACGATGTGGGGCATCGACCTTCAAAAAATAAAGCTCGATTTTGGTAGCGAATTTTTGGATCAAACTAAATACAATTTACGCAGCTTGAACGACAAAGAATGGTTTTCAGCTGACGCCAATAGGATAATACTGACCAAAGATGGAAAGCTTTTTGCTGACCACATTGCATCGGAATTGTTTATAGTAAGTGAGTGA
- a CDS encoding carbohydrate kinase family protein, with the protein MQKKVVTIGEILWDVFPEGAKAGGSSMNVALNLHKQGIDCGFISAVGNDDNGTALLAFLSDNDFSTNLIQTAAELPTSTVVVRLDENNHATYTITQPVAWDDIKLTKQSTDAVKDADALVYCSLTCRDERSRQTIFALLENAKTKIFDINLRAPFFEKELIAHLLKKADILKINEDEIAWVKETFGLTGNGDEQILKQLSAAFDIETICLTLGDKGACVLKDGKLYQHAGYKVQVIDTVGAGDAFLATFIACHLQGYPIETSLDNACKVGAFVTSQAGANPDYNRKIYHMALNQSV; encoded by the coding sequence ATGCAAAAAAAGGTTGTCACAATCGGTGAAATTCTTTGGGACGTTTTCCCAGAAGGAGCAAAAGCAGGCGGCTCCAGTATGAATGTTGCCCTCAATTTACACAAGCAAGGCATAGATTGCGGTTTTATCAGCGCTGTTGGCAATGATGACAATGGAACGGCGTTATTAGCCTTTTTGTCCGATAATGACTTCTCTACCAATTTAATTCAAACAGCCGCCGAGTTACCGACCAGCACAGTTGTTGTTCGGCTGGATGAAAACAATCATGCTACTTATACCATTACCCAACCGGTTGCCTGGGATGATATTAAGCTCACCAAGCAAAGCACAGATGCGGTAAAAGACGCGGATGCATTGGTGTATTGTAGCTTAACCTGCCGCGATGAAAGATCACGACAGACGATATTCGCCTTACTTGAAAACGCAAAAACTAAAATATTTGATATTAACCTGCGTGCTCCTTTTTTTGAAAAGGAATTGATAGCTCATCTTTTGAAAAAAGCCGATATATTAAAAATTAACGAGGATGAAATTGCCTGGGTAAAAGAAACATTCGGCTTAACGGGCAATGGTGACGAGCAAATTTTGAAACAGTTATCGGCAGCATTCGATATCGAAACTATCTGCCTAACATTGGGCGATAAAGGAGCTTGCGTTTTAAAAGACGGAAAACTCTATCAACATGCAGGTTATAAGGTACAGGTTATTGATACTGTTGGTGCTGGCGATGCCTTTTTAGCCACTTTTATTGCATGCCATTTGCAAGGCTATCCGATTGAAACAAGCTTAGATAACGCCTGTAAAGTGGGTGCCTTTGTAACCTCGCAGGCCGGTGCCAACCCCGATTACAATAGAAAGATTTATCACATGGCGCTAAACCAATCCGTTTAA